The following coding sequences are from one Coffea arabica cultivar ET-39 chromosome 11e, Coffea Arabica ET-39 HiFi, whole genome shotgun sequence window:
- the LOC113719107 gene encoding auxin efflux carrier component 7-like: protein MISWHDLYVVLSAVIPLYVAMILAYGSVRWWKIFTPDQCSGINRFVAVFAVPLLSFHFISTNNPYEMNLKFIAADTLQKVIMLVVLALWANFTKNGSLEWSITIFSLSTLPNTLVMGIPLLIAMYNPYAGSLMVQIVVLQCIIWYTLLLFLFEYRGAKMLIMEQFPETAASIVSFKVESDVVSLDGQDFLETDAEIGDDGKLHVTVRKSNASRRSLGHCSLPALTPRPSNLTGAEIYSLSSSRNPTPRGSNFNHSDFYSMMGFGGRLSNFGNSDTGRLSNFGPADMYSVHSSRAPTPRPSNFEENCAPGGLMSSPRFGFYPGQPVNPSSYPAPNPEIASAAPKQGKTSATNNNNQQQQQQQPPQQQTSGNKPNHDAKELHMFVWSSSASPVSEVGGLHVFGGPDFGANEQQSGRSDHGAKEIRMLVADHPQNGENKAAPQVGDFGGADFTFGGGGRDGDEEKEKEGPTGLSKLGSSSTAELHPKAAGGQDAGAGKQLPPASVMTRLILIMVWRKLIRNPNTYSSLIGVIWALIAFRWNVHMPAIVKNSISILSDAGLGMAMFSLGLFMALQPKIIACGNSVATFAMAVRFLTGPAVMAAASIAIGLRGTLLHVAIVQAALPQGIVPFVFAKEYNIHPAILSTGVIFGMLIALPITLVYYILLGL, encoded by the exons atgatCAGTTGGCACGACCTTTATGTGGTCTTATCAGCCGTGATCCCTCTTTATGTGGCCATGATTCTGGCCTATGGCTCTGTCCGCTGGTGGAAAATCTTTACGCCGGACCAATGCTCCGGTATCAACCGATTTGTGGCGGTTTTCGCGGTCCCTTTACTCTCCTTCCACTTCATCTCCACCAACAACCCTTATGAAATGAACCTTAAGTTCATCGCGGCCGATACACTCCAGAAAGTCATCATGCTAGTGGTGCTTGCTCTCTGGGCTAACTTCACCAAAAATGGCAGCCTAGAGTGGAGCATCACAATCTTTTCCCTATCCACGCTTCCAAACACACTCGTCATGGGCATTCCACTGCTAATTGCCATGTACAACCCGTATGCTGGGAGCCTAATGGTACAAATTGTTGTCTTGCAATGCATCATTTGGTACACCCTGTTGCTATTTTTGTTCGAATATCGGGGCGCCAAGATGCTTATCATGGAACAATTCCCGGAAACTGCCGCCTCAATCGTATCCTTCAAGGTTGAGTCCGACGTTGTTTCCCTCGACGGACAAGATTTTCTCGAAACAGACGCTGAAATTGGTGACGATGGGAAACTCCATGTGACCGTAAGGAAATCAAATGCTTCCCGAAGATCCCTAGGACATTGTTCCCTCCCTGCATTGACTCCTAGGCCATCCAATCTCACTGGAGCTGAAATTTACAGCTTGAGCTCCTCAAGAAATCCTACGCCAAGAGGGTCAAATTTCAATCATTCAGATTTTTACTCCATGATGGGATTCGGAGGCAGATTATCCAATTTTGGGAATTCTGACACTGGGAGGCTGTCAAATTTTGGTCCAGCGGACATGTACTCTGTTCATTCCTCCAGAGCGCCTACTCCTAGGCCGTCCAATTTCGAAGAAAATTGTGCCCCGGGAGGTCTAATGAGCTCCCCTAGATTCGGATTTTATCCGGGACAACCCGTCAATCCGTCATCCTATCCTGCTCCAAATCCGGAAATTGCATCAGCCGCTCCCAAACAGGGCAAAACTAGTgctactaataataataatcagcagcagcagcagcagcagccccCGCAGCAGCAGACGAGCGGGAATAAACCCAACCATGACGCTAAGGAGCTTCACATGTTCGTATGGAGCTCTAGTGCCTCCCCGGTGTCGGAAGTTGGTGGGCTCCACGTGTTCGGTGGTCCCGATTTCGGGGCCAACGAGCAACAATCTGGACGGTCCGATCATGGTGCCAAGGAAATCAGGATGTTGGTTGCTGATCACCCCCAAAATGGGGAAAACAAAG CCGCTCCACAAGTCGGGGATTTCGGCGGGGCGGATTTCACCTTCGGCGGTGGTGGAAGGGATGGAGatgaggaaaaagagaaagagggTCCCACAGGGCTGTCCAAACTGGGGTCCAGCTCCACCGCTGAGCTTCATCCGAAGGCAGCCGGAGGCCAAGATGCCGGTGCCGGAAAACAGCTGCCTCCGGCCAGTGTTATGACTAGGCTCATCTTAATCATGGTTTGGAGGAAGCTTATCCGAAATCCCAACACCTACTCCAGCCTTATCGGTGTCATCTGGGCCTTAATTGCGTTCCG GTGGAATGTGCATATGCCGGCAATTGTAAAGAATTCTATTTCTATTTTATCCGATGCTGGGCTTGGAATGGCAATGTTTAGCTTAG gTCTGTTTATGGCTCTTCAGCCAAAGATTATTGCATGTGGAAACTCGGTGGCCACCTTTGCTATGGCTGTCAGGTTTCTCACTGGTCCAGCAGTTATGGCAGCTGCCTCCATTGCCATTGGCCTTCGTGGTACCCTTCTCCATGTAGCCATTGTTCAG GCTGCACTTCCACAAGGGATTGTTCCATTTGTGTTTGCCAAAGAATATAACATCCATCCAGCTATTCTTAGCACAGG GGTCATTTTTGGGATGTTGATTGCATTACCAATTACATTGGTCTACTACATTCTTCTTGGATTATGA
- the LOC140021639 gene encoding homeobox-leucine zipper protein HOX3-like — protein MAILPNTSTCLELTMSIPGLPSSLSIPSSGEGGGVSMKDLDINQIPSGGEEECMEDEDESPNGFGGHPRKKLRLTKEQSRLLEESFRQNHTLNPKQKEVLAMQLRLKPRQVEVWFQNRRARSKLKQTEMECEYLKRWFGSLTEQNRRLQKEVEELRAMKVGPPTVLSPHNCEPLPASTLTMCPRCERVTATIAVQQDRAGPTTTTATGTTTSANPTLSAKVGFVRPRHPSAAC, from the exons ATGGCGATTCTTCCTAATACTTCTACTTGTTTGGAGCTAACTATGTCGATCCCAGGCTTACCTTCATCTTTGTCTATCCCTTCTTCAG GGGAAGGTGGTGGAGTTTCAATGAAAGATTTGGACATAAATCAAATCCCATCAGGAGGTGAAGAAGAATGCATGGAAGATGAAGATGAGAGCCCAAATGGATTTGGAGGCCATCCAAGGAAGAAACTCCGTTTAACAAAGGAACAATCTCGTCTTCTCGAAGAAAGTTTCCGGCAAAACCACACCTTGAACCCT AAACAAAAAGAAGTTTTGGCCATGCAATTAAGGCTCAAGCCGAGACAAGTGGAGGTTTGGTTTCAGAACCGTAGAGCAAG GAGCAAGCTGAAGCAAACAGAAATGGAGTGCGAGTACCTAAAAAGGTGGTTTGGATCATTAACAGAACAAAACAGGAGGCTGCAGAAGGAGGTGGAAGAGCTGAGGGCAATGAAAGTTGGTCCACCAACCGTGCTATCCCCGCACAATTGTGAGCCTCTTCCAGCATCCACCTTGACCATGTGTCCTAGGTGCGAGCGTGTCACAGCCACCATTGCTGTCCAGCAAGACAGGGCCGGCCCTaccaccaccaccgccaccGGCACCACCACTTCGGCCAACCCCACGTTGTCGGCTAAAGTGGGCTTTGTTCGGCCCCGACATCCTTCCGCAGCTTGCTAG